The window GAGATCGAGCGCAAAATCCTCCATGGCGGGGTAGAGGATTTCCTCCACCACCGGCAGCAGGCGGTGGATTTCATCTATGAAAAGCACGTCGCGCTCTTCCAGATTGGTCAGGATCGCAGCCAGATCACCCGCGCGGGCAATCACAGGGCCGGAGGTGGCGCGGAAATTGACGCCGAGCTCACGCGCCACGATCTGCGCCAGCGTGGTCTTGCCCAGCCCCGGCGGACCCGACAGCAGGACGTGATCGAGCGCTTCGCCGCGGCTGGCGGCGGCGCTTACGAAGACCTTGAGGTTGTCGATGGCCGCGCGCTGCCCGACAAACTCGTCAAAGCTCAAGGGCCGCAGCGCCTTGTCGCGTCCGTCCCCCGGCGCGGGTTCGGTTGAGATGATGCGGTCTGCCTCGGTCATGTCAGTGGCCCCTTTCCTCCCCCGTTTACGGGGGAGGTGTCGAGCGTCAGCGAGACGGAGGGGGGAGCTATTCGGAACAATCCCCCCCTCGGCCTTTCAGGCCACTCCCCCCGTGAACGGGGGGAGAAAAACAAAATAACGCCCCTCACCGCGCCAGCTCCTTAAGCGCCGCGCGGATCAGCATGGTCTCGCCGGCTTGGGGGTTGGCGGTGATGGCGAGCGCTACCGCGTGGCGCGCTTCGCTCTCGCCATAGCCCAGATTGGTGAGCGCGCTGATCGCCACTTCGCGGGCGTCATCCTCTTCGGTTTCGGGAGCGGCTGCGGGCGCGCTGGAGGCCGCCGGAGCCTCGCCGTCGGACAAGGCCTCTACAAGGCTCTCAGCGCCCTTTTGGGAGCGCCGGCGCGCGGGCGGGGCCTTGCCCTTCAATTCGACCGCAATGCGCTCAGCGAGCTTTCTACCCACCCCCTTGGCGCGCTCGAAAGCCGATGCATCGCCCAGCGCCGCCGCCGTCTCGATGCCAGAGGCAGAAACCGCATCCAGAAGCGCCAGTGCGTGCTTGGCGCCGACACCCTGCACACCCTGCAGGCGGACGAACCAGGCACGTTCCGCTTCGGTCAGAAAGCCGAACAGGCGCAGCGCATCCTCGCGCACATAGGTCTCGATATGGAGGGTGATGCCGGTGCCGATCTCAAGGCGCGAGCGCGCGCGAGTGCCAAGCGAGACGAGATACCCGACCCCGCCCACATCGATGACGGCATCCTCATCGCCCAGCGCGATCACAACCCCGTTCAGCATCCCGATCATGCGCTAAGCCTTGTTTTGATGCCGCGATGATGCGCGTGACAGACCGCCACCGCCAGCGCGTCAGCGGCGTCCGCCGTGGCGCGGCTGCCCGGCAGGATGACGGCGATCATGGCGGCCACCTGCCCCTTCTCAGCCGCGCCGGTGCCGACGACAGACTTCTTCACCAGACGCGGCGCGTATTCGGAAACACTAAGCCCCGCCCGCGCGGCAGGCAGGATCGCGGCTGCACGCGCCTGACCGAGCTTGAGGGCTGTCCCTGCGTTCGCGCTGACGAACTGGTCCTCTACCGCCGCTTCATGGGGGCAGTACTCGGCTACCAGTGCCTCGACAGCGGCAAAGATCGCTTCGAGACGTTCGGGCAAGGGCGCTTTCACCGGCGCCTTGATGACGCCGTGGGCCACCAGAGACAGGCGCGTACCGGTCTGGTCGATCACGCCCCATCCGGTGGCCGCAAGGCCCGGATCAATGCCAAGAATGCGAATCGTCTGGCTCATCGGGCGAGCATACAGGATTGCCCCCGCCCTTCGAGCGTCAGACCCGCTTCAGCGCTTCCTCGACGACACGCTCCGCCGTGATGCCAAAATGCGCGTAGAGCTGCTCAGCCGGAGCCGATGCGCCAAAGCCTGTCATGCCGACAAATCCGCCCTCGCGGCCAATGATGGCATCCCAGCCCCAGCGTATGGCCGCTTCCACGGCCACGCACGGCACGCCGTCCGGCAGGATCGAGGCGCGATAGGCATCATCCTGTTTGAAGAAACGCTCCAGAGAGGGCGCACTAACCACGCGTGCCTTCACGCCCTTCTCCGCCAGCATGTCACGGGCCTGCACGGCCAGTTCCACTTCGGTGCCGGTGGCGATCAGCACCACTTGCGGCGCACCGCCTTCGGCCTCGCGCAGCACATAGGCGCCGCGCGCGGAGAGGTTTTGCGACCCGTCATCCTCGCGCAAGTGCGGCACACCCTGACGCGACAGGGCAAGGATGGCCGGACCGTCCGTGCGTTCCAGCGCGCAGGCCCAGCTTTCGGCTGTCTCCAGCGCGTCGCAGGGCCGCCAGGTTTCAACGCCCGGAATGGAGCGCAGGGCGGAGAGATGCTCTACCGGCTGGTGGGTTGGCCCGTCTTCGCCCAGCCCGATGGAATCGTGGGTCAGCACATAGATGACGCTCTGGTTCATCAGCGCAGACAGGCGGATGGCCGGGCGGCAATAATCGGAGAAGATCAGGAAGGTGCCGCCATAGGGCGTGATCCCGCCATGCAGGCTCATCCCGTTCATCGCGGCGGCCATGCCGTGCTCGCGCACGCCGTAATGGATATAGCCGCCGGAGAAATCGTCAGACTTGATGATGGCCTGCGAGCTGGCCTTGGTCAGGTTCGAGCCCGTGAGGTCTGCCGAACCGCCAATGAGCGCGGGATAGTCCGCCGCAATCGCTTCGAGCACCTTGCCGGACGCGGCGCGCGTAGCGAGCTTGGGCTTTTCGGCCACCAGCTTGGCGATGTGGTTCTTCAGCGCTTCCTGCGCGGCCTTGGGCACGCCGCCAGTCATGCGCGCCATGAAGGCATCGCGCACATTCGATGCCGCCAGACGTTCATTCCACGCCTTGCGGTCAGCCGCGCTGCGCACAGCCATCTCCCGCCAGTCAGCATAGATGTTTTCCGGCACCTCGAACGGGCCGTGCTCCCAGCCGAGCGCCTTCCTTGCGCCTTCGATCTCTTCCGCGCCCAGCGGCGAGCCGTGCGAACCGGCAGTGCCCGCCTTTTTCGGTGCGCCAAAACCAATCGTGGTGCGGCAGGCGATCAGGACCGGGCGGTCACTGGCCTTTGCGCGGGTCAGGGCCGCGTCGACCGCGGCCGGATCATGGCCATCCACGCTGAGCGTGTCCCAGCCCGCCGCTTCAAAGCGCGTCTTGTGATCGACCGTGTCGGACAGCTCGGTGGAGCCGTCGATGGAGATGGAGTTGTCGTCCCACAGCACGATGAGGCGGTTCAGTTTCAAATGGCCTGCCAGCGAGATCGCTTCCTGGCTGATCCCCTCCTGCAGGTCGCCGTCCGACGCGATCACCCAGGTATGGTGATCGACCAGCGCATCGCCGAAATGCGCATTGAGGATGCGCTCGGCCAGCGCCATGCCGACAGCGGTGGAGATGCCCTGCCCCAGCGGGCCGGTCGTGGTTTCCACGCCGGGCGTATGGCCAAACTCCGGGTGGCCGGGCGTTTTGGAGCCGAACTGACGGAAGTTTTTCAGCTCGTCCATCGTCACGCCCTCCACCCCGATCAGGTGCAGGATGGAGTAGATGAGCATGGAGCCATGGCCCGCCGACAGCACGAAGCGGTCCCGGTCGGGCCATTGCGGATCAGCCGGATCGAACTTGATATGCTTGCCCCAGAGTACCGCCGCCGCGTCGGCCATGCCCATCGGCATGCCCGGATGGCCCGACTTGGCCTTCTCCACTGCGTCCATCGACAGGGCCCGGACCGCATTGGCCATCGGACGGATACGGTCAAGATCGGGAGCGGTCATGGGGATGGGCCTCTGGTGAGAGTCGTGGGTATGGCGGGGTCAAAGCCTGAATAGCCGGGCAAGGTCAAGACTGGCGGCGTCAAACCGGCTGTGATTGCCTTTCAGGAGGTCGTTTGTCAGCAGCTTGCCCAGCTCCACCCCCCACTGGTCGAACGGATTGAGGCCATAGACCAGCCCTTCGCAAAACACTTTGTGCTCATGGAGAGCGATCAGCGCCCCCAGCCCTTCCGGGTCGAGGCGTTCGAGCATGATGACGGAACTCGCGCGCCCGCCCGGCAGCGTCTTGTGCGCGGCCAGCGCGCCCTCGCCTTCATGGCCGTCGAGCAGGGCTGCGCTCTGCGCGACCAGATTGGCCCCCAGCGCTTTTGCCCGCTCGTCATCGCTGGTGTAGAGCGTTTTAACGGCAATGAAGTCTACCGGCACCTCGTCCACGCCCTGATGGAGCCACTGGAAGAAGGAGTGCTGGACGTCAGACCCTTTGCCACCCCAGACCAGCTGACCGCCGGAATGGGCAGGCAGGGCCGAGCCATCAAGGCGCACCGGCTTGCCGAGGCTCTCCATTTCCAGCTGTTGCAGATAGGCGGGCAGAAGCTCCAGACGCGTTGAATAGGCCGCCACGCAGCGCGCCAGCAGGCCGCGCCCGGCCCGGTTCCACACATCGATCAGCGCCTTGGCGAGCGGCAGATTGTCTTTCGCCGGCGCTGTTGCGAAGTGTTCGTCAATCTGGCGCGCACCCTCAAGAATGCGGGCAAACACGTCCGGCCCCAGCGCGATCTCCAGACACAGCCCGGCCGCCGACCAGAAGGAATAGCGCCCGCCCACGCCTTCCTCGAACGGGAAGATGCGCGCCGGCGCGATGCCGAAGCCTTCAGCCTTGCCCGGCGCTGCGGTGGCGGCGGCCATGCGGGCATTGGCCCCGTCTTCGCCAAGGTTTGCCGCAAGCCAGGCCTTGGCGGCGCGCGCATTCATCAGCGTTTCGGAGGTGGTGAAGGATTTTGACGTGACACAGACAAGCGTCGTTTCGGGGTCCGCGCCCTCAACGGCATCCTCAAGGTCTGCCGGGTCCAGATTGGACACAAAACGCAGATCGACACCCTCGCGGCGGAACGCCTTCATGGCGCTGTAGACCAGGCGGGGTCCGAGATCAGACCCGCCAATACCGATATTGATGATGCGTGTGACCGGCTTGCCGCCGGGCGCGTCCGCGCCCTGACAGGCACGGGCAAAGGCCGCCGTGCGCGCCCGTGCTGCCTCGATACGTGCCGCATAATCACGGTCTTTTAGCGCGGAGGCATCCCGCAGCGCCGCATGAAGGGCGGGACGCCCCTCTGTCGGATTGACGACATCCCCCGCAAAGAGAGCCTTGCGGGCATCATCAAAGCCCGCGCCGTCAGCCAGCGCAAAAAGCGCATTCATCGCGTCCGCATCCAGGCGCTGATGGCGGGCATCCAGCGCAATGGGTCCGGCCTGCCATTGCAGGGCAGCATCACGCCCGCCGCCCGCGCGCACCAGAGCGCCGAGCGGTTCGCCTGCAAGGCGCTTCACATGGGGGTCTAGCTGTCGGGCAATATCCATCGGGGCAGCTCTCATTCCTTGGTCGCTGAACAGATCAGCACGGTCAGCCCGCCTTCGGCCTTCGCTGACTGGAGCGGGTCGATACCCAGCGGCTTCAGCCCCGCTGCTTCCAGCCAGGCGCGCAGTTGCCCGCGCTCAAAGCCCAGATGGGCGTGATGGTATTCGGCGCGGAAAACCTCAAAATCGTGTGCCTCGAAGTCCGCCAGCAATAATAGCCCGCCGGGCGCGAGCGCGCGCGCCCACTCGGTCAGGGCGCGCTGCGGCTGCGCGATATAGTGCAGGACCTGATGCACGGTGATGAGGTCTGCGGCCCCTGTCTCCAGTGGCAGGGCCGTCGCATCGGCCTGGCGCACCAGCCGGTTGGCAAGTCCGGCCTCGCTCATCTTGGAGCGGGCGACCGTGAGCATTTCCCGGCTGAGATCGACACCCATGCCGTCCTCGGCCCGGTCGGCGAAAATCTCCAGCATGCGGCCCGTGCCGGTGCCGACATCGAGATGCAGGCGGAACTGACGCTCGCCTGCCGCTTTCAGCATGGCCGCCTCTACCGCCTCTTCGGAGAAGTGGAGGCCCCGGATGCGCGCCCATTGCTCGGCGGCGACCTCGAAATATTTCTGCGCGGTCTCGGCGCGCAGGCGGCGCACTTCGCTCAGACGCGCCAGATCGCGGGCAACTTCCACATCATCGCTGCGCTCCATCTCTTCGAGCAGGGCGGCAAGGCGTTCGCCCACACGTGATCGCGCCAGCCGGTAGAACACCCAGCCGCCTTCGGGATAGCGCTCGCACAGCCCTGCATCTGCAAGCAGCTTGAGATGGCGGCTGACGCGCGGCTGGCTCTGTCCCAGCACCTGCATGATCTCGCTGACCGTCAGCTCGCCGCGCAACAGCAGGGTGACGATCCGCAACCGGGTCGGCTCGCCCAGTGCCTTCAGCTTGGTCAGCAACTCTGCGTGCATCGGCACCCTGTCAGTTGGGAAGACTCATCGTTCCACCGGCCATAGCCAGTCTCGCATGAAAAGTCGATTCAGGCGCTGGCGCCTGTCCCGGTGATCGCATCAGCATTGGCGGCAAGGTGCTCCGGCCGCGTCGTGCTCATCACCACGCAGTCAGCCAGCCCGTCACGGAGCGGATCTGCCAGCGCGCCCGGCATGGCCACGCGCGGTCCGTCCGCGTCGCCCGACCGCAAGCGCCGGGCGAGCGTATAGAAATCAGAGGCCTTTCGCGGCAGGCGCAAGGGCGGCGGACCATCGCCAGCGGCCTCAATCCCCATCACCGCAATGCCTGCGCCCCGTGCCGCCCGCAGGCGCGAACGCGCCGCGTCGCCAACAAAAGGATGGACCGGCGCCATCAGGATCGTGAACGCGCCGGTCTCCAGCGCCGCATCGAGTTCTGCGCCCCTGCCCGCCACGCCCAGATGGCGGAAGGCTCCGGCCGCTCTCATGTCTGACAGACGCGCCAGCAGGGCCGGGGTCAGCTCGGACGGTGCCGGGCCATGCAGGATCAGCCCGTCCACCCCCTCAAGGCCAAGCCGGGACAGGCTGGCGCGGATGGAGCGCTCAACACCTTCGGGTGAAAAATCACGGATGCGCCGGGCAAGACCGGAGGAGGACACCCCGGCCTTTGTGGTCACGAAGACATCGCTGCGCGGCAGGCCGGCCAGCGCGCGTCCCAGCCGCTTTTCCGCCTCGCCCGCGCCATAGGCAGGGGCTGTATCGAAGACGCGCACCCCGGCGGCAAAGGCCTGCCCGACAAGCCCGACCGTACCGCCCGGCGCCATTAGCGGCGTGCCGTGCGCACCGGAAATGCCAAAGCCGAGGCGGGAGGGCAGAATGCTCATGCACACTGCCTTACTTGAACGCCTGCGCCAGCGCTATCCCGGCCCGCCACTGCGCGGCTGTATCTGCACACGGGCATTCGCGCATTGCGGGCCATTGGCGGCACCCGGCGAACAGGTGCCAAGCGTCACCGAGCGCTGCGTGCCCTCATGGCGCGGGAAGGTGAAGTCCTGCTGGATGGTAAGCCCCGGAATATCGAAGGTGTGGCGCAACTCCCAGCGCGCAACCGCAATATCGATAGCCCCGTAGAGATCGATGAACGGCACCAGCGCCATCGTAAAACTGTACACCGGATCGGACAGGGTCAGGCTGGGGTCACGCCCGCCTTCGGCCTGCAGATGGAACTGCATCTGCTCGCCTGATCCGTGTCCGGCCCGGATAAACCGCACCTCGCAGGTCTGAGCGTTCACCAGCCGGTTGCTGGCAGTAGACGAGCCCCGGCCCGCAGCGGCACACGCCCTTGAGCCCTGAGTGGCGAAGGGCGCGCCATTGGCGGCCAGGTTGAACCGCAGGTTTGCATTGCGTGCCTCCACCCGCACGCCCGGCTCCAGACCGGCCTCGCCGATCCAGGCATTGATGCGCAGGCCCGACACGCTCGCCGGAACGGTAAAGCGCGCCAGCTCGGTGCGTCCGCCAGCGATCAGTGGCGTGAAGCGCTGGCAAGCCCAGCCCGGGCAGGTGCCGGCACGCGGTATGTTCACGCTGGGACAGTTGATGCGCACCGTCCCCACCACCGGCGCACGCACCTGAAGCTGGCAACCCGCCCACAAGCGGAAGACAAACTCCTGGTCATCAAAGCGCAGCGAAGGGTCGAGCCCGGAGGCGAGATAGACTGACGGCACGCCGGGTACACGCTCTGCTCCCGATACGCCGCGCGCACTCAGCTGCAGGTTCAGCGATTGCGAATGCCAGACATCGGGCAGGATTTCATTGAACCGCTCGGTCGTGACCGCGCGCACCTCGAAGGGGAAGCGCAGACCCAACCCGAACCCGACAGAATACTGGAAGGCGACGAAATAGTTTTTGCGCCGGTTGAATGTGTGCTTGTAGCGGTCCTCTATCGAGCGCGAGATCGTGAACCCCGTCAGGAAGTAGAAGTCCTCGCTTTCGGTCACGACGGCGTCGCGCGCGTCGAAGTCCGGCAGACGGTGGCGAAGGGTCATTTGCTGCGGCATTGAAAACGCCTGATAGCCGCTATCGGCAGGAGCCGCGGTGTGCGAGCCAGCAGCCCCTTGCAAGGCAGATTGCGGCAGCCGGCTTGCCGTAACCGGCCGGGTTACGCGCATAAGGTCGGCGCGTGTGATGACATGGCTGCGGAACAGCTCTGGAAACACCCGCACGGACGGACCGATTGGCTGGTCCATCAACAGGCCCTGATCAATCCGCGCAGGCGGTGCCGCACCGGGTTCCCGGCGTATGTCGGCTGGTATGCGCAAGCTCTCATCAAGCGGTATCACCGTGACATGCGTGATCTCACGCTCCTCGCCATTGAGCTCCAGCGCAAGCAGCGCATCGTCTGACAGGCGCAGTGCGGCCTCCACCGTCACGTCGAAAGCGTACAGGGCGCGCGGGTTCATTGCGCGCAGCTCATCGCGGATGGCCTCTGCCGCCTCGCGGATGTCGGCCTCGGTGGGCGGCGTGCCCAGAAGATCATCAGGATTGAGCCCGCGGCGCAGGGCATCGGGCCGCACACGGGCAAAGTCCGTGCGCTGGCCCGCAGGCACGAATGTCAGGCAGAAGCTTTCCTGAAAGGCACGCTGTTCGGCCGTGCGCGCAGCCCTCTCGCAACTGTCACGCTCGACCGTGACCGTGACCTGGCGCGACACGATCAGCCTGTCTTCGAGCAGGAAGACCTCATTGCGCTGGACCAGCGGGCGGGTAACGCCAAGAGCGCGCGGATTGGCGATGATCGCCGCGACGTCGGGCTGCGCGGAAAGGTCGGTCTCGCGCAGATAGCGCGGCAGATCGATCTCGGCCCCCGGCGCGACGAGCAATGGCAGGGACTGCGCGTTGCTCAGCCCGCGATAATCCAGCTCCGCCAGAAACAGGGGGGAGCGGCCGACGGCCGCGCGGACCGCATCGGCATTGAGCGCCGCCATGGATGCCTGACTGGAATCAAACGCCAGCGCCGGAGTACCGGCTTGCTGCGCTGTCATGCCTGGCTGGGCCTGTTGGGCAGCAGGACGCCCGGCAAGCCCCTGCATGGGTTCAGGGCGGGTGGTCAGCGTGGCCGGACCTTGCAGGGTTTCACGTGTCCGGGGCTGGTCCTGTTCGGTC is drawn from Glycocaulis alkaliphilus and contains these coding sequences:
- the ruvA gene encoding Holliday junction branch migration protein RuvA, translating into MIGMLNGVVIALGDEDAVIDVGGVGYLVSLGTRARSRLEIGTGITLHIETYVREDALRLFGFLTEAERAWFVRLQGVQGVGAKHALALLDAVSASGIETAAALGDASAFERAKGVGRKLAERIAVELKGKAPPARRRSQKGAESLVEALSDGEAPAASSAPAAAPETEEDDAREVAISALTNLGYGESEARHAVALAITANPQAGETMLIRAALKELAR
- the tkt gene encoding transketolase: MTAPDLDRIRPMANAVRALSMDAVEKAKSGHPGMPMGMADAAAVLWGKHIKFDPADPQWPDRDRFVLSAGHGSMLIYSILHLIGVEGVTMDELKNFRQFGSKTPGHPEFGHTPGVETTTGPLGQGISTAVGMALAERILNAHFGDALVDHHTWVIASDGDLQEGISQEAISLAGHLKLNRLIVLWDDNSISIDGSTELSDTVDHKTRFEAAGWDTLSVDGHDPAAVDAALTRAKASDRPVLIACRTTIGFGAPKKAGTAGSHGSPLGAEEIEGARKALGWEHGPFEVPENIYADWREMAVRSAADRKAWNERLAASNVRDAFMARMTGGVPKAAQEALKNHIAKLVAEKPKLATRAASGKVLEAIAADYPALIGGSADLTGSNLTKASSQAIIKSDDFSGGYIHYGVREHGMAAAMNGMSLHGGITPYGGTFLIFSDYCRPAIRLSALMNQSVIYVLTHDSIGLGEDGPTHQPVEHLSALRSIPGVETWRPCDALETAESWACALERTDGPAILALSRQGVPHLREDDGSQNLSARGAYVLREAEGGAPQVVLIATGTEVELAVQARDMLAEKGVKARVVSAPSLERFFKQDDAYRASILPDGVPCVAVEAAIRWGWDAIIGREGGFVGMTGFGASAPAEQLYAHFGITAERVVEEALKRV
- a CDS encoding ArsR/SmtB family transcription factor — its product is MHAELLTKLKALGEPTRLRIVTLLLRGELTVSEIMQVLGQSQPRVSRHLKLLADAGLCERYPEGGWVFYRLARSRVGERLAALLEEMERSDDVEVARDLARLSEVRRLRAETAQKYFEVAAEQWARIRGLHFSEEAVEAAMLKAAGERQFRLHLDVGTGTGRMLEIFADRAEDGMGVDLSREMLTVARSKMSEAGLANRLVRQADATALPLETGAADLITVHQVLHYIAQPQRALTEWARALAPGGLLLLADFEAHDFEVFRAEYHHAHLGFERGQLRAWLEAAGLKPLGIDPLQSAKAEGGLTVLICSATKE
- the pgi gene encoding glucose-6-phosphate isomerase encodes the protein MDIARQLDPHVKRLAGEPLGALVRAGGGRDAALQWQAGPIALDARHQRLDADAMNALFALADGAGFDDARKALFAGDVVNPTEGRPALHAALRDASALKDRDYAARIEAARARTAAFARACQGADAPGGKPVTRIINIGIGGSDLGPRLVYSAMKAFRREGVDLRFVSNLDPADLEDAVEGADPETTLVCVTSKSFTTSETLMNARAAKAWLAANLGEDGANARMAAATAAPGKAEGFGIAPARIFPFEEGVGGRYSFWSAAGLCLEIALGPDVFARILEGARQIDEHFATAPAKDNLPLAKALIDVWNRAGRGLLARCVAAYSTRLELLPAYLQQLEMESLGKPVRLDGSALPAHSGGQLVWGGKGSDVQHSFFQWLHQGVDEVPVDFIAVKTLYTSDDERAKALGANLVAQSAALLDGHEGEGALAAHKTLPGGRASSVIMLERLDPEGLGALIALHEHKVFCEGLVYGLNPFDQWGVELGKLLTNDLLKGNHSRFDAASLDLARLFRL
- the ruvC gene encoding crossover junction endodeoxyribonuclease RuvC, producing MSQTIRILGIDPGLAATGWGVIDQTGTRLSLVAHGVIKAPVKAPLPERLEAIFAAVEALVAEYCPHEAAVEDQFVSANAGTALKLGQARAAAILPAARAGLSVSEYAPRLVKKSVVGTGAAEKGQVAAMIAVILPGSRATADAADALAVAVCHAHHRGIKTRLSA
- a CDS encoding aldo/keto reductase, with the protein product MSILPSRLGFGISGAHGTPLMAPGGTVGLVGQAFAAGVRVFDTAPAYGAGEAEKRLGRALAGLPRSDVFVTTKAGVSSSGLARRIRDFSPEGVERSIRASLSRLGLEGVDGLILHGPAPSELTPALLARLSDMRAAGAFRHLGVAGRGAELDAALETGAFTILMAPVHPFVGDAARSRLRAARGAGIAVMGIEAAGDGPPPLRLPRKASDFYTLARRLRSGDADGPRVAMPGALADPLRDGLADCVVMSTTRPEHLAANADAITGTGASA